Proteins found in one Corythoichthys intestinalis isolate RoL2023-P3 unplaced genomic scaffold, ASM3026506v1 HiC_scaffold_96, whole genome shotgun sequence genomic segment:
- the LOC130911753 gene encoding uncharacterized protein KIAA1522 homolog isoform X2, with product MVVYLRKSIHSLLSVFKKKGAGSKANDEQKKLTVHFSATQHFQENVFIEGDRSQYLEDLHSEALEGLKILQQKGQQEHESGVTFTEDESLSASSDTAHQDNLSHKDEGGSLESKSNSGITDMRTSVLTKPVLTRQGSTFRPLHPVKRLEKCRKRTRRTTIMGIPNQVQKELGFHSGSTFQQTVSTQLPNHNSQTGVFIIPTVEGGTPMMAKEGARVHLSELEVCGDNQQMKSHPKQVYKDEEPLNHQGFGTHHYRSSVIRPKSVAVPGMTTFTSFNPLMNNLLVESQGPVMSVSPQATYLSTIIPNAVLPASVEVIEIDCGCQRGNSVNHSGSVHTVSKSSLASAGSSASPFLSRKLDNDGSQTESSIKHSATDGTTHKVDFNLQESCVDSRSGQELTSLHNSENLSSHTEKSTTNKPSELAIPCARGDNAKIKRNSTRSLSIIKTKLPPAPPRRSNSLYNNKIQPNSKGQLDENANCSASQVTIKANAPASEELEQVTAEGNKILDPTLTFTKSISHASSSPIGSTQASSGETRSTAAESVSEINTSLPKKTSSEGETFERTISPSSGYSSQSGTPTLSAKEITPTSPDKQKMKPVKPERSVSRASSSASPSSSLTSLSSGTSEPVNTDVSSSCTTSLPPVSVKEFSSSLGMDARELWNVPPPPKVKAPCPPPPETWAQNSHTFALLCAPSPQVSKVLMESTKTTQCAVTPVKPEESQTETGEFNNDEKTKEKTEASEIKSKAEQLLCAIPGNDHQDQQSLECPNAQENTVLPKDRIEETVEVQGKATCIITMNDSSNCNITIKKEPPPVMKKPLLKEDRRLPERQQTESCNITNEETTTSIDESEDKINTTENPSIPVNSVEPLIINKTSPPPSPPPAYQPTPPLTRKSPPTSVSTSAVESEEVQEESRTAESSWPPPPPPLEGDSVFDGGDELEFPLPPPPVVTENIPAVDDTCSKQMDGSETQIPPLEEFVKTKLVSSDAETSIPSDPVLPRTDVCDKKYTETSQGHIDTISPVLDNPPSSLISPSDMQPSVSAITSYSSFLKRRSLEIQSHSTTEPTITSQPLTLVTSSLPMENITAGVAFRRPPNTAHRDNRGKELLARHKSAPIPKEDANIPLVTPSLLHMVRLRTVNTPEDGVDAPSEGKSTNEGASVQDISGAPIVGQQKTPPKPTRKALKSPPPVGKTYMAPNTPSMRLQEAIRIKTAALSSRDSLPCRRGLRPSYHYANEPGVLSLKSSEAYDTQRLPASTASFIFSRRTKQVVNETGAASSPEVQANVKQGLAAELMQFSDQTSTAAYLSSGLRSDRVPPPVARKPLQGSISLSQDHPTCPARTEPGVPTGDATGAQQNSKGIALPETTTRVTADTIETLF from the exons ATGGTGGTTTATTTGAGAAAGAGCATCCACTCTCTGCTGTCAGTCTTCAAGAAGAAGG GAGCTGGCAGCAAAGCCAACGATGAGCAGAAGAAGTTGACCGTACACTTCTCAGCCACTCAACActtccaagaaaatgttttcaTAGAAGGCGACCGGTCTCAGTACCTGGAGGACCTTCATTCGGAGGCTCTTGAGGGACTGAAAATACTACAACAGAAAGGTCAGCAAG AGCATGAGAGTGGAGTGACCTTTACTGAAGATGAAAGCCTTTCTGCT TCGTCAGACACGGCACATCAAGACAACCTTAGCCACAAAGATGAGGGGGGCTCTTTGGAATCAAAATCCAACTCAGGGATTACTGATATGAGAACGTCTGTTttgaccaaacctgtgcttacaCGTCAAG GTTCGACATTCAGGCCTCTGCATCCGGTGAAAAGGTTAGAAAAGTGCAGAAAGAGAACTAGACGGACTACCATTATGGGTATTCCAAACCAGGTCCAGAAAGAACTTG GATTCCACAGTGGCTCTACTTTCCAACAGACTGTTTCCACTCAGCTACCCAATCACAACAGCCAAACGGGTGTTTTTATCATTCCTACCGTTGAAGGAGGGACACCAATGATGGCCAAGGAAGGAGCGAGGGTGCATCTATCAGAGCTGGAA GTATGTGGTGATAATCAGCAGATGAAATCGCATCCGAAGCAAGTGTACAAGGATGAGGAACCCTTGAACCACCAGGGGTTTGGAACCCATCACTATCGGTCATCTGTCATCAGACCAAAGTCTGTTGCAGTACCTGGAATGACAACCTTTACTTCCTTCAATCCTTTAATGAATAACTTGCTTGTGGAATCCCAG GGTCCAGTGATGTCAGTATCTCCTCAGGCTACCTACCTATCAACAATTATTCCAAATGCGGTGCTGCCAGCTTCAGTTGAAGTTATCGAGATTGACTGTGGCTGCCAACGAGGCAACAGTGTCAACCATAGTGGAAGTGTTCACACTGTAAGCAAAAGCAGCCTGGCCTCTGCAGGTTCATCAGCGAGCCCCTTTCTTTCCAGAAAATTAGATAATGACGGTTCCCAAACAGAGAGTTCAATCAAGCACTCCGCAACTGATGGCACCACACACAAAGTGGATTTCAATCTCCAGGAAAGTTGTGTCGATTCTAGAAGCGGCCAAGAACTCACCAGCCTCCACAACTCTGAGAATCTCAGTAGTCATACTGAAAAATCAACAACGAACAAACCTTCTGAGCTGGCCATTCCATGTGCCCGAGGGGATAATGCAAAGATCAAACGCAATTCCACTCGAAGTCTTTCAATTATCAAGACCAAGCTACCTCCAGCACCCCCACGAAGATCAAACTCTCTTTACAACAATAAGATTCAGCCCAATTCGAAAGGTCAGCTGGACGAAAATGCAAATTGTTCTGCTTCTCAAGTAACTATTAAAGCAAATGCACCAGCCAGTGAGGAATTAGAACAAGTTACAGCAGAAGGAAACAAGATCCTGGATCCTACGTTAACTTTTACAAAATCCATTTCACACGCCTCCTCTAGTCCTATAGGTTCCACACAGGCTTCTTCTGGTGAGACAAGAAGTACGGCAGCAGAGTCAGTCTCAGAAATAAACACCTCTTTGCCAAAGAAAACGTCCTCAGAAGGTGAGACATTTGAACGGACCATCTCACCTTCCAGTGGATACTCTAGTCAAAGTGGCACCCCAACACTTTCTGCAAAGGAGATCACCCCGACATCTCCAgataaacagaaaatgaaacCAGTTAAGCCAGAAAGATCTGTCTCTCGGGCTTCATCCTCAGCCTCTCCTTCCTCATCACTTACCTCCCTATCCTCTGGTACATCCGAACCTGTGAATACGGATGTTTCCAGTTCTTGCACTACTAGTTTGCCCCCAGTTTCTGTAAAAGAATTCTCTTCATCTTTGGGAATGGATGCCAGGGAGCTGTGGAATGTCCCACCACCTCCCAAGGTAAAAGCACCATGTCCTCCTCCTCCTGAGACGTGGGCTCAGAACAGCCACACTTTTGCGCTCCTGTGTGCTCCTAGCCCCCAAGTCAGCAAAGTATTAAtggaatcaacaaagacaacacAGTGTGCAGTGACTCCAGTTAAACCTGAAGAAAGCCAAACCGAAACCGGTGAGTTCAATAATGATGAAAAAACTAAAGAAAAAACTGAAGCCTCTGAAATAAAATCAAAGGCTGAACAATTGTTATGTGCCATTCCTGGGAATGACCATCAGGATCAACAAAGTTTGGAATGTCCGAACGCACAAGAAAATACAGTTTTACCTAAGGACAGGATAGAAGAAACAGTAGAGGTGCAAGGAAAAGCGACTTGTATCATCACAATGAATGACTCCAGTAATTGTAACATTACCATAAAAAAAGAACCACCCCCTGTCATGAAGAAACCACTACTTAAAGAAGATAGGAGGTTGCCAGAGAGGCAACAAACTGAAAGTTGCAACATTACCAATGAAGAAACTACAACCTCTATCGATGAGAGTGAAGATAAGATAAACACAACAGAAAACCCATCAATACCAGTAAATTCTGTAGAACCCCTCATCATTAACAAAACCTCACCGCCTCCTTCTCCACCACCGGCCTACCAGCCTACACCTCCTCTAACGAGAAAATCACCTCCCACCTCTGTATCAACATCAGCAGTCGAGTCAGAAGAAGTACAGGAGGAGAGCCGCACTGCAGAATCGTCCTGGCCACCACCTCCACCTCCTTTAGAGGGAGATTCCGTCTTTGATGGAGGGGATGAGCTCGAGTTTCCGCTTCCACCTCCACCAGTGGTGACAGAAAATATTCCAGCTGTGGATGACACTTGTTCCAAACAGATGGATGGTTCAGAGACACAAATTCCACCTTTGGAGGAATTTGTAAAAACAAAGCTGGTCTCCAGTGATGCAGAGACATCTATACCATCGGATCCAGTTTTGCCTCGAACTGATGTTTGTGACAAGAAATACACAGAAACTTCACAGGGGcacatagacactatttcacctGTTTTGGACAACCCACCATCATCACTCATCAGTCCATCGGATATGCAGCCATCAGTCTCTGCAATAACTTCTTACAGTAGTTTCCTCAAACGACGCTCTCTTGAGATTCAAAGTCACTCTACAACTGAACCTACCATCACTTCACAACCCCTTACCCTGGTTACTTCCTCTTTACCAATGGAGAACATTACAGCCGGGGTTGCCTTTAGAAGGCCACCCAATACTGCACATAGAGACAACAGGGGCAAGGAGCTTCTAGCTCGCCACAAAAGCGCACCTATTCCTAAAGAGGATGCTAACATACCTCTAGTCACACCCTCTTTACTTCACATGGTCCGTCTACGTACAGTCAATACACCTGAGGATGGTGTGGATGCACCCTCTGAGGGGAAGTCAACCAACGAGGGAGCTTCAGTTCAGGATATTTCTGGAGCCCCAATTGTAGGACAGCAAAAGACACCACCAAAGCCGACCCGCAAGGCACTTAAATCTCCTCCTCCAGTGGGGAAAACATATATGGCACCTAACACCCCATCCATGCGATTACAAGAAGCCATTCGGATAAaaactgcagcgctgtcatCAAGGGACAGTCTTCCATGCCGAAGGGGGTTGAGACCATCATACCACTATGCGAATGAACCAGGGGTGTTGTCGCTCAAATCATCTGAAGCGTACGACACACAGAGGTTGCCAGCATCTACTGCAAGCTTCATCTTTTCAAGGAGAACCAAACAGGTTGTTAATGAAACTGGTGCTGCTTCTTCACCCGAAGTTCAGGCTAATGTGAAGCAAGGTTTAGCGGCCGAGCTGATGCAGTTTTCTGACCAAACAAGTACGGCAGCTTACTTGAGCAGTGGTTTGAGGTCTGATCGCGTTCCGCCACCAGTAGCTAGGAAACCTTTGCAAGGCAGTATCAGTTTATCACAAGATCACCCCACTTGTCCAGCTAGAACGGAACCCGGTGTTCCTACCGGAGATGCAACCGGAGCACAACAAAATTCCAAGGGAATAGCACTACCTGAGACAA CGACAAGAGTGACCGCAGACACAATTGAAACACTGTTTTGA